The genomic segment AACTTGCCCGAGCGGCGCAGGTTCGCCATGAAGTCGGCGACCGCGGTCGACGAGAAGGCGGTGCCCGAGACCCTCAGCGATGAGCCGCTTTCCTGGAGACTCGTGATCCAGAGGTCGGGCGGCACCGTGTCCAGGAATGCATCGAGGAGCTTGATCGGCCGCCCCTGGTTCTTGGTCAGCTCCTGGATGGCCTTGATCCTGTTCTGCAGGTCGGCGAGCTGCTCTTTGACCTTCGCGCCCTGGCCGATGGTCGCCTTCAGCGAGGCCAGCTCCCTCTTGTCGTTCTCCACGGCGGCCGCCAGCCGCACTTCCGTCCTCCAGCGCCAGCCCCAGTACCCGCCAATGAGGACAACGACACCGATGTAGATGGCGGCGAACAGCACCCCGAGGTTGAAGCTCGGTAGCGCGAACTGGAAGTCGAAGCGGCGGCGGTGGCGCCGGTCGAGGGGCGCCAGATTGATCTTGATCATGAGCTCTTGTCTCCGGCCTGCCGGAGTCCGAGGCCGACCGCCACGGCCAGCGCCGGCCCGGCGGCGGTGACCGTCTCGGAATACGCGCCGCCGACCTCGACGCGCTGGAACGGACGAGCCACCTCCACGGGGATGCCCCAGGTCGACGACAGGTAGTCGGCCAGGCCCGGCAGCTGGGCGCATCCGCCCGCCAGCACGATCTTGCCGATCCGCTCGGAGTCGGCGGTGGACGCGAAGTAGTCGAAGGTACGCTGGACTTCGAGCGACAGCTCACGCGAGATGGACTCGAGCGCCGGGACGATCGCGTCCCAGCCGATGCCCACGTCCTTGCCGAGCTTGGCCGCCTCGGCCTGCTCAAAGGCAATGTGCAGATGCTGCGCGATCGCCTGCGTGTAGTTGTTGCCTCCGAAAGGGATGTCCCGCGCGAAGATGGAGGTACCGGCCCGGAGCACATTGGTCTTCATCGTCGCGGCACCGATATCGACCAGCGCCACCGCTTCGCTGTGCTCGTCAGGGTGGTTGAGCTCGAACTGGTTGCCCAGCGCGAAGCCGTCCACGTCGACGACGGCGGGACTGAGCCCCGCCTCCTCGACGACCCCCACGTACTCCGTCACCTTCGACTTCTTCACGGCCACGAGAATCAGATCCATGGTGCCGTCGTGCTTGCCGACGACGTGATAGTCGAGGAAGACCTCGTCGATGGCGAACGGAATGTGGTGCTCGGCTTCCAGCTGCACCGCGTCGTGCAGCTCCTTGGCCGGCACCTCGGGGATCTGGACTTTCTTGATGATGAGCTCACGACCCGACACCGCGATGGCCGCGTCTTTGGTCTTGACGCCGGCCTTGCCGACCGCCTCGTTGATCGCCTCGGTGACGACGGCGGGCTCTTTGATCGTGCCCTCGGAGATCACGTCGGGCGGCAGTGGCGCGATGCCGAGCGCGACCAGACGGTGACCGCCTCCGCCCTCGCGCAGTTGGACGACCTTGATCGCGCTCGAGCCGATGTCAAGGCCGAACGTCTCGCGCTGCCGTCGCAGAAATGGCAAATTCAACATGACATTATCCCGTTACGCGAGCCTTTCCTAGTATTTGTTTAGTTAGTATAGGTATTTGCGGGCCCTGGACCCAACTTTTCCTGGCTACTACACCTGGGGCCTGAGGGCTCGCCGGCCCCTACGTGTCCGCTTGTCACGCTGCCAGCCAGCGCCAACCTCGACCAGCAAGGCGCATTCGGGACCCCGCTGGCGGGTGGCGCCTATTGATAGCCCGGAAAATCGTCCCGACTTTTCGAACTGTTCTGCGGATTGAGGTCGAGCACGGCCTTGTCGCCGGCCTTCAGGGTGACCTTGAGACGCCAGCCCGGCGGTCCGGCGACCTTGTCCGTGATCATGTAGTCCCCGGGGGGCACGTTGCTGAACCGGTAGCTCCCGTCCGGCTCGGTACGGAGGATGTGCCACTCGTCCTTGACCGGCGTGTTGGGGGCGCCTCTCAGCAAGATCTGCTGCCGAACCAGGGGCCTCATGCCGCCGCCCTCCGCCTCGCCCAGGACCTTCCCGGAGACGTTGGCGCGATCGGGCCGTGGCTCTTCCTCGGCTTTCGCCGGCGTCGCCGCCGGCGCCTCGGCCCGCGGGATGTGTGCGAGCCAATCGCGGGCGACCCGGACCTCGCTGGAGCTCGGCGCGCCGTGCGCCACCACCCACTGGAATGCAGTCCTCGCCTCGTCGAAGAGGTCGAGATAGCTGGCGGTCACCCCGAGGCGGTATCGAGCTTCGAAGTTGTTCGGGTTCGCCGCCAGCGCGCTCTGGAGCAAGGGCAGCGCGGCTGTGTAGTCGCTGCGGGCCATCGCCGCCCGCGCCGACGCCATGTCGTCGACCGCCGGGGTCGCCGCGGGTGGAGGTGGCGCCGACTGCTGACAGCCGACGAGGAGCGCCGCGAGTCCGAGCGCCCAGGCGGCCCGGAGCAGCGACATGTCCCTAGTTCGACGCCTCGCGCCAGGACCCGGGGGCGATGTAATAGCCCTGCGGGATGAGCCCGCCGCCGGTGGCGATGGCGGCGCAGTCGTACGTGACGTTGGCGTTGCCGAGAGTGTCGGTGTCAACGTTGCTCGAGACGGGATCGACGATGTTTTGAGAGATCACCGCCCCGTAAATGCCGCCGCCTCCGGTGCCCCGGTACGAGAGGTCGTTCAGGGTGTAGACGAGTCCCTGGTAGTTGATGTTACCGTCGAGGGTGAGGCTTCCCATGACGACGAGCCACCCCTGGTTGTTCAGCCCGGTGATCTTCACGT from the Candidatus Methylomirabilota bacterium genome contains:
- the pilM gene encoding type IV pilus assembly protein PilM, encoding MLNLPFLRRQRETFGLDIGSSAIKVVQLREGGGGHRLVALGIAPLPPDVISEGTIKEPAVVTEAINEAVGKAGVKTKDAAIAVSGRELIIKKVQIPEVPAKELHDAVQLEAEHHIPFAIDEVFLDYHVVGKHDGTMDLILVAVKKSKVTEYVGVVEEAGLSPAVVDVDGFALGNQFELNHPDEHSEAVALVDIGAATMKTNVLRAGTSIFARDIPFGGNNYTQAIAQHLHIAFEQAEAAKLGKDVGIGWDAIVPALESISRELSLEVQRTFDYFASTADSERIGKIVLAGGCAQLPGLADYLSSTWGIPVEVARPFQRVEVGGAYSETVTAAGPALAVAVGLGLRQAGDKSS
- a CDS encoding PilN domain-containing protein; this translates as MIKINLAPLDRRHRRRFDFQFALPSFNLGVLFAAIYIGVVVLIGGYWGWRWRTEVRLAAAVENDKRELASLKATIGQGAKVKEQLADLQNRIKAIQELTKNQGRPIKLLDAFLDTVPPDLWITSLQESGSSLRVSGTAFSSTAVADFMANLRRSGKFKDVDIIVARQDLAKSPRPVTFEVTCRFEI
- a CDS encoding tetratricopeptide repeat protein, which gives rise to MSLLRAAWALGLAALLVGCQQSAPPPPAATPAVDDMASARAAMARSDYTAALPLLQSALAANPNNFEARYRLGVTASYLDLFDEARTAFQWVVAHGAPSSSEVRVARDWLAHIPRAEAPAATPAKAEEEPRPDRANVSGKVLGEAEGGGMRPLVRQQILLRGAPNTPVKDEWHILRTEPDGSYRFSNVPPGDYMITDKVAGPPGWRLKVTLKAGDKAVLDLNPQNSSKSRDDFPGYQ